Proteins found in one Poecilia reticulata strain Guanapo linkage group LG6, Guppy_female_1.0+MT, whole genome shotgun sequence genomic segment:
- the dusp8a gene encoding dual specificity protein phosphatase 8 isoform X2 — protein MPLDVVIAPAEDCFWPELQESDMRLKIRVRRMKQGRELRGGFAAFSSCFPGLCEGKPATALPMSLSQPCLPVANVGPTRILPHLYLGSQKDVLNKDLMSQNGITYVLNASNTCPKPDFISESHFMRIPVNDNYCEKLLPWLDKTNEFIDKAKVSNCRVIVHCLAGISRSATIAIAYIMKTMGLSSDDAYRFVKDRRPSISPNFNFLGQLLEFEKGLRLLQALTTDDKKSENNSKQSSEVNGVSAGFEINGHHTSCDSSVADPHTQTEPKLPSPTSLQQGFNGLHLSAERIMDTNRLKRSFSLDIKSVYSPSSPHCPSMAPTHSEDIPKLCKLDSPGTGTSNGVCSQSPILDSPGSFDSPFPSPSSGGSIGGLGGSEGVHRSGTSSSRSRRKTKHSCGSSPVHSHLHHPPQSLSLSLDHKSPSLEDNLRGSPLLSLPSLPSLGSGAMWTKHRDTVQATTPVTPVTPTTDAPWHFGADEGGEGGMELGRGDGRGEESSVRFGSSSAYVAFGCSEGARLRDKSQREKPSGPQTQRDHWDSTSASSSNSVPVSEKQFKRRSCQMEFEEGISETRSREELGKIGKQSSFSGSMEIIEVS, from the exons ATGCCTTTGGATGTTGTGATTGCCCCAGCAGAGGACTGCTTTTGGCCAGAGCTTCAGGAATCAGACATGAGGCTGAAGATCAGGGTCCGCCGGATGAAGCAGGGGAGAGAGCTTCGAG GAGGTTTCGCAGCTTTTTCCTCCTGTTTCCCCGGCCTGTGCGAGGGGAAGCCTGCCACTGCACTCCCAATGAGCTTGTCCCAGCCCTGTTTACCTGTGGCAAACGTAGGACCAACTCGCATCCTGCCACACCTCTACCTGGGTTCACAGAAAGACGTTCTCAACAAG GATTTGATGTCTCAGAATGGTATCACTTACGTCCTGAACGCCAGCAACACCTGTCCCAAACCGGACTTCATCAGTGAGAGCCATTTCATGCGCATCCCAGTGAACGACAACTACTGCGAAAAACTGCTGCCCTGGCTGGACAAAACAAATGAGTTTATAG ACAAAGCTAAGGTGTCAAACTGCAGAGTAATTGTGCACTGCCTAGCTGGAATTTCACGATCAGCCACCATCGCCATTGCatacatcatgaagacaatggGCTTGTCATCAGATGATGCCTACAG gTTCGTAAAGGACAGGAGGCCGTCCATATCCCCAAACTTTAACTTCCTGGGTCAGTTGCTGGAGTTTGAAAAGGGCCTGCGATTACTACAAGCTTTAACCACAGATGACAAGAAGTCTGAAAACAACTCCAAACAAAGCTCTGAGGTTAATGGGGTCTCTGCTGGTTTTGAGATCAACGGTCACCACACCAGCTGTGACTCATCGGtggcagatcctcacacccagACTGAACCCAAGTTACCATCTCCCACTTCCCTCCAGCAGGGTTTTAACGGCCTGCACCTCTCGGCAGAGAGGATTATGGACACTAACCGTCTCAAACGCTCCTTCTCTCTGGACATTAAGTCTGTCTACTCTCCTAGCAGTCCACATTGCCCCAGCATGGCACCCACTCATTCTGAAGACATCCCCAAACTGTGCAAGCTCGACAGCCCGGGGACCGGCACCTCCAATGGTGTCTGCTCCCAGTCGCCCATCCTTGACAGCCCCGGCTCTTTCGATTCACCATTCCCCTCACCGAGCAGCGGGGGTAGCATTGGGGGTTTGGGTGGAAGTGAAGGAGTCCATCGATCTGGCACATCCTCATCCAGATCCAGAAGAAAAACTAAGCACAGCTGCGGCAGTTCTCCAGTCCACTCCCATCTGCATCATCCTCCCCAGTCCCTCAGCTTGTCGCTGGACCACAAGAGCCCCAGCCTGGAAGACAACCTCAGGGGTTCCCCGCTCCTCTCGCTACCCTCCCTGCCATCTTTGGGGTCTGGGGCTATGTGGaccaaacacagagacactGTCCAGGCTACAACTCCCGTCACTCCAGTCACCCCAACTACGGATGCTCCCTGGCATTTTGGAGCAGACGAAGGTGGTGAGGGAGGAATGGAGCTGGGAAGAGGAGACGGGAGGGGAGAGGAATCATCGGTGCGGTTTGGTAGCAGCTCAGCATACGTGGCGTTTGGATGTAGCGAAGGCGCCAGGTTAAGGGACAAATCCCAGAGGGAGAAGCCCTCAGGGCCTCAGACACAGAGGGACCACTGGGATTCCACGTCCGCCAGCTCGAGTAACAGTGTTCCTGTGTCAGAAAAGCAGTTCAAGCGCCGCAGCTGTCAGATGGAGTTCGAGGAGGGCATCTCCGAGACAAGGTCCAGGGAAGAACTGGGGAAAATCGGGAAGCAGTCAAGCTTCTCTGGAAGCATGGAGATCATTGAAGTGTCCTGA